The following coding sequences are from one Streptomyces sp. NBC_01294 window:
- a CDS encoding enoyl-CoA hydratase/isomerase family protein, producing MTLSLEVSEGVGTLRLDRPPMNALDIATQDRLRELAVEATDRADVRAVIIYGGEKVFAAGADIKEMQTMDHAAMVARSRALQDAFTAVARIPKPVVAAITGYALGGGCELALCADYRIAADNAKLGQPEILLGLIPGAGGTQRLSRLVGPSKAKDLIFTGRMVKADEALTLGLVDRVVPAAEVYEQAHAWAAKLAQGPAIALRAAKECVDAGLEADIDTGLTIERNWFAGLFATEDRERGMRSFVEEGPGKAKFV from the coding sequence ATGACCCTCTCTCTCGAAGTCTCCGAAGGCGTCGGCACCCTCCGTCTGGACCGGCCGCCCATGAACGCCCTGGACATCGCCACCCAGGACCGGCTGCGCGAGCTCGCGGTGGAGGCGACCGACCGGGCCGACGTCCGGGCGGTCATCATCTACGGCGGCGAGAAGGTGTTCGCGGCGGGTGCGGACATCAAGGAGATGCAGACGATGGACCACGCGGCCATGGTCGCCCGGTCCCGCGCGCTCCAGGACGCCTTCACCGCCGTGGCCCGCATCCCCAAGCCGGTCGTCGCGGCCATCACCGGCTATGCGCTCGGCGGCGGTTGCGAGCTCGCTCTGTGCGCCGACTACCGGATCGCCGCCGACAACGCGAAGCTCGGCCAGCCCGAGATCCTGCTCGGCCTGATCCCGGGCGCGGGCGGCACCCAGCGCCTGTCCCGGCTGGTCGGCCCGTCCAAGGCCAAGGACCTGATCTTCACCGGGCGCATGGTCAAGGCCGACGAGGCGCTCACCCTGGGCCTGGTCGACCGCGTGGTGCCCGCCGCCGAGGTGTACGAGCAGGCGCACGCCTGGGCCGCCAAGCTGGCGCAGGGACCGGCGATCGCGCTGCGCGCCGCCAAGGAGTGCGTGGACGCGGGTCTGGAGGCCGACATCGACACCGGCCTCACCATCGAACGCAACTGGTTCGCGGGCCTGTTCGCCACCGAGGACCGCGAGCGCGGCATGCGCAGTTTCGTCGAAGAGGGCCCGGGCAAGGCGAAGTTCGTCTGA
- a CDS encoding L,D-transpeptidase produces MGRTRVNLQPIRGRARTGLPALLLGAALLFTTACSGGGGGNGSGSGGDNGGGGGKTGTEASKAVVSVKPDDGAKEVATSGVLKITSAGGKLATVTVADTKGNAVEGKLADDGASWEPLRHLASATEYKVHAVAKDEAGRESAKDTSFTTLTPTNTFIGHYTPEDGSTVGVGMPVSINFTRGITNPEAVEKAITVTAEPAVPVEGHWFGNDRLDFRPENYWAAGTKVTVKLSLDGVEGRPGVYGKQTRTVTFTIGRSQVSTVDASEKQMQVVRDGQVLKTIPITAGAPSTTTYNGQMVISEKYKVTRMNGATVGFGGEYDIADVPHAMRLSQSGTFVHGNYWASSGTFGSANVSHGCVGLRDQRGGGDPGAPAAWFFNESLIGDVVVVKNSKDKQIAPDNGLNGWNMPWAEWIK; encoded by the coding sequence ATGGGGAGAACACGAGTGAACCTGCAGCCGATACGCGGGCGCGCCCGCACCGGCCTGCCGGCCCTTCTGCTGGGGGCGGCCCTGCTGTTCACCACCGCCTGCAGCGGCGGTGGCGGCGGAAACGGCAGCGGCAGTGGCGGCGACAACGGTGGGGGTGGCGGCAAGACCGGCACCGAAGCCTCGAAGGCCGTCGTCAGCGTCAAGCCCGACGACGGGGCCAAGGAGGTCGCCACCAGTGGCGTCCTGAAGATCACGAGCGCCGGCGGCAAGCTCGCGACGGTGACCGTCGCCGACACCAAGGGCAATGCGGTCGAGGGCAAGCTCGCCGACGACGGCGCGAGCTGGGAGCCGCTGCGCCACCTGGCCTCGGCCACCGAGTACAAGGTGCACGCGGTCGCCAAGGACGAGGCCGGCCGGGAGTCCGCCAAGGACACCAGCTTCACCACCCTGACCCCGACGAACACCTTCATCGGCCACTACACGCCCGAGGACGGTTCGACGGTCGGCGTGGGGATGCCGGTCTCGATCAACTTCACCCGGGGGATCACCAACCCCGAGGCCGTCGAGAAGGCCATCACCGTGACGGCCGAGCCGGCCGTGCCGGTCGAGGGCCACTGGTTCGGCAACGACCGCCTCGACTTCCGCCCCGAGAACTACTGGGCCGCGGGCACCAAGGTCACCGTGAAGCTCTCCCTCGACGGTGTCGAAGGCCGCCCGGGCGTCTACGGCAAGCAGACCCGTACGGTCACCTTCACCATCGGCCGCTCGCAGGTCTCCACGGTCGACGCGAGCGAGAAGCAGATGCAGGTCGTCCGTGACGGCCAGGTGCTCAAGACCATCCCGATCACCGCGGGCGCCCCGTCGACCACCACGTACAACGGGCAGATGGTCATCAGCGAGAAGTACAAGGTGACGCGCATGAACGGCGCGACCGTCGGCTTCGGCGGCGAGTACGACATCGCCGACGTCCCGCACGCCATGCGCCTGTCGCAGTCGGGCACCTTCGTCCACGGCAACTACTGGGCCTCCTCGGGCACCTTCGGCTCGGCGAACGTCAGCCACGGCTGCGTGGGCCTGCGCGACCAGCGCGGCGGCGGCGACCCGGGCGCCCCGGCGGCCTGGTTCTTCAACGAGTCGCTGATCGGCGACGTGGTCGTCGTGAAGAACTCGAAGGACAAGCAGATCGCCCCGGACAACGGCCTCAACGGCTGGAACATGCCGTGGGCGGAGTGGATCAAGTAG
- a CDS encoding L,D-transpeptidase family protein produces the protein MTTRQATGPLAGTAALGALLALALVSPSPAAAAPAAPAASEPESACVAGTGPYQRELEDHLGLAVDGVQSSADCHAVRAFQRKHRVTPADGYPGVTTFRTMLVVAARSDPNAAGDCPVRTHRVTCVDMDRQLLWVQRDDDVLFPPVPIRTGRDTQETRRGWHEVYWRSKDHKSTLYDNAPMPYAQFFDGGQALHGTRGFLYGLGGSAGCVNLAEPDAERLWNLLTKGDAVYVWGTKPGTED, from the coding sequence ATGACCACACGTCAGGCGACAGGTCCCCTGGCCGGGACGGCCGCCCTCGGCGCCCTGCTCGCCCTGGCGCTCGTGAGCCCGTCCCCCGCGGCGGCTGCCCCGGCTGCCCCGGCGGCCTCGGAGCCGGAGAGCGCGTGCGTGGCGGGCACCGGCCCCTACCAGAGGGAGCTGGAGGACCACCTGGGGCTGGCGGTCGACGGCGTGCAGTCCTCGGCGGACTGCCACGCGGTCCGCGCCTTCCAGCGCAAGCACCGCGTCACCCCCGCGGACGGCTACCCGGGCGTGACCACCTTCCGCACGATGCTCGTCGTGGCCGCTCGCTCGGACCCCAACGCCGCGGGCGACTGCCCCGTCCGCACCCACCGCGTCACCTGCGTGGACATGGACCGGCAGCTGCTCTGGGTCCAGCGCGACGACGACGTCCTCTTCCCGCCCGTGCCCATCCGCACCGGCCGCGACACCCAGGAGACCCGCCGCGGCTGGCACGAGGTGTACTGGCGCAGCAAGGACCACAAGTCCACGCTGTACGACAACGCCCCCATGCCGTACGCCCAGTTCTTCGACGGGGGACAGGCCCTGCACGGCACCCGCGGATTCCTCTACGGCCTCGGCGGTTCCGCCGGCTGCGTCAACCTCGCCGAACCGGACGCGGAACGCCTGTGGAACCTGCTGACCAAGGGTGACGCCGTCTACGTGTGGGGCACCAAGCCCGGCACCGAGGACTGA